A window of the Pararge aegeria chromosome 2, ilParAegt1.1, whole genome shotgun sequence genome harbors these coding sequences:
- the LOC120631135 gene encoding regulator of microtubule dynamics protein 1-like yields MTIQTGNTMNIHKIVSPRLFNVLLIRVLGKMSLNNISGTSALYNMMKGFQLLRAGFVLSWPSIIKHSTNPDKITNVSTILDTADGIFEMGRYEECYNILINSKNEKDIEVKWRLCRALYNMAKDSKYDEQYRKDIIFQAFEIIAPELEQNWDHFAVHKWYALTLDAKSSNIGIREKIKQLENVKKHMDLAVTLNPNDASLLHMLGEWSFQVTELPWHQRKTIETLIARIPYSTYEDALEYFLRAEAAQPRFYSMNLLRIGYCYLKLNKCDQAKYYLKLAASYPAKSNNDHQANKEAVELLRTLK; encoded by the exons atgacaatacaaacagGAAATACAATGAACATTCATAAAATTGTTTCACCACgactatttaatgttttattaattcgtGTTCTGGGAAAAATGTCTCTAAACAATATTTCAGGG acaAGTGCTTTATATAATATGATGAAAGGATTTCAACTTTTGCGAGCTGGGTTTGTGTTATCATGGCCTtcaattattaaacatagtaCAAACCCAGATAAGATTACAAATGTATCAACTATATTAGACACTGCTGATGGGATATTTGAAATGGGCAGATATGAAGAATGTTATAACATTCTCATCAACTCTAAG AATGAAAAAGATATAGAAGTCAAATGGCGTCTTTGTCGTGCTTTGTACAATATGGCAAAAGATTCAAAATATGATGAACAGTATAGAAAGGACATAATATTTCAAGCATTTGAAATAATAGCCCCTGAATTGGAACAGAATTGGGACCACTTTGCTGTCCATAAATGGTATGCTTTAACTTTAGATGCAAAAAGTTCAAACATTGGTATAAGagagaaaataaaacaacttgAGAATGTTAAAAAACACATGGAT ttggcAGTTACATTGAACCCAAATGATGCCAGTCTATTGCATATGCTAGGAGAATGGTCATTTCAAGTTACTGAATTACCATGGCATCAACGAAAAACTATTGAAACTTTAATTGCTAGGATACCTTACTCCACATATGAAGATgcacttgaatattttttaagagcaGAGGCAGCACAGCCCCGTTTTTACAGCATGAATTTACTTAGAATTGGATATTGCTATTTAAAGCTTAACAAATGTGACCAAGCAAAGTATTATCTTAAACTAGCTGCAAGTTATCCTGCAAAATCAAATAATGACCATCAAGCTAATAAAGAAGCAGTGGAGTTATTacgaacattaaaataa
- the LOC120634494 gene encoding uncharacterized protein LOC120634494 yields the protein MASSSTDNDSSEDEVFFGPSTLKEIRARLLPKQVRRHMIYANKKKKNNEIDNSITIIEMHSEPEMNINNDLIDSPNLSTVFTNYTDCVIKQTDNSYLKLSPNDSFIKLEKQVAECCISEQTHNHTLNNNVGIDNFLLKKSPVYWDSRDEKNDLLNNTIDISFQLRNNPKIQVQDEKLIHNDVEISKEKTNNVHDSENKRNEKIGTVKLLTHGPREKVSTQQHNPKILVQDHKLEHYDNETSQVKTNKVLHESENNITIQKIEKVQLKTHGICDNVSTQNNKIPNTDIFKTPVSTRKQQASSIKNSQSKVKGYQHVASPIAIYIKSPQFSLLRSNCPKPQSFIPTLKKFPMENKISNKENVQLQTTGCGIPKVAAVVHNSKKLLHSDWSKRGTPSANVLRKNAPQDVTTSKKLFVPQDDSIDNLSLKSQADVYTDISE from the exons ATGGCTTCGAGCTCCACCGACAATGATTCCAGTGAAGATGAAGTATTTTTTGGCCCTAGtactttaaaagaaataagGGCACGCCTTTTACCCAAACAAGTACGACGACATATGAT ATacgctaacaaaaaaaaaaaaaacaatgaaattgaTAACAGTATCACCATAATTGAAATGCATTCAGAGCCagaaatgaatattaataatgatcTGATTGATTCTCCAAACTTGTCTACAGTTTTCACCAATTATACAGATTGTGTaatcaaacaaacagataaTAGTTACTTAAAACTTTCACCAAATGACAGTTTTATAAAACTAGAAAAACAAGTTGCAGAATGTTGTATCTCAGAACAAACACATAATCATACTTTGAATAATAATGTAGGAATAGATAATTTCCTTTTGAAAAAATCTCCTGTATATTGGGATTCCAGAGatgaaaaaaatgatttattaaataacactaTAGATATTTCTTTTCAACTAAGAAACAATCCTAAAATTCAGGTACAAGATGAAAAACTAATACATAATGATGTTGaaatttcaaaagaaaaaacaaacaatgtaCATGAtagtgaaaataaaagaaatgaaaagatTGGCACAGTAAAACTTCTAACTCATGGTCCACGTGAAAAAGTGTCCACACAACAACACAATCCTAAAATTCTGGTACAAGATCATAAATTAGAACATTATGATAATGAAACATCAcaagtaaaaacaaacaaggTATTGCATGAGAGTGAAAACAACATAACAATACAAAAGATTGAGAAAGTTCAACTTAAAACTCATGGTATATGTGACAATGTGtcaacacaaaataataagatACCTAACacagatatatttaaaactcCTGTTTCTACAAGAAAGCAACAAGCttcttcaattaaaaattcacaaaGTAAAGTAAAAGGCTATCAACATGTAGCCAGTCCTATTGCTATATATATTAAGAGCCCTCAATTTTCTTTATTACGTAGTAACTGTCCTAAACCACAATCATTTATTCCTACACTGAAAAAATTTccaatggaaaataaaataagtaacaaaGAAAATGTTCAATTGCAAACAACTGGTTGTGGGATTCCCAAGGTGGCTGCAGTG GTACACAATAGCAAGAAATTATTGCACAGTGATTGGAGTAAAAGGGGAACTCCATCAGCAaatgttttaagaaaaaatgcaCCACAGGATGTGACCACTTCTAAGAAACTCTTTGTACCTCAAGATGACAGTATAGATAACTTATCACTTAAATCTCAGGCTGATGTTTATACAGACATATCAGAATAA
- the LOC120632225 gene encoding phospholipid scramblase 2 isoform X1, translating to MSHKQTPYSPNFPTSQGYSPPEEVNKKNESFPMQAEGGYPGPPPGPMLPPGAQPLPGMQSGFQPGLQPGFQPGFQPGFTPGYPQPQSGYPHPQAYNPPPIVQQPVPQGPGGWMTIPQAPVNCPPGLEYLSMIDQLIVKENVDLLEAFVGYETNNKYTVKNSLGQMVYCAVEDSNCCSRNCCGPMRPFDMKIMDNFRNEVIHLNRPLACDSCWCPCWLQSIVVTAPPGTVVGSIEQVWSICRPSFVIKNASGDVVLRIKGPLFTYTFCGQRQFNVYSKDGEAKVGKITKNWSGLAREAFTDADNYGIKFPMDLDVRIKAVLLGACFLIDFMFFERGLPPVEGYGML from the exons ATGTCGCACAAACAAACTCCATACAGTCCAAACTTCCCGACAAGTCAAGGTTACTCCCCACCAGAAGAAGTTAACAAGAAGAACGAAAGTTTTCCAATGCAAGCTGAAGGGGGCTACCCAGGTCCTCCACCCGGCCCAATGCTTCCACCAGGAGCTCAGCCGTTGCCTGGCATGCAATCTGGATTTCAGCCAGGGCTCCAGCCGGGCTTCCAACCAGGATTCCAGCCTGGATTTACACCTGGATACCCACAGCCACAGTCTGGATACCCGCATCCCCAGGCTTACAACCCCCCACCGATCGTACAACAGCCAGTACCTCAAGGTCCAG GTGGTTGGATGACTATACCGCAAGCTCCCGTCAATTGCCCTCCAGGTTTGGAATACCTATCTATGATTGACCAATTGATTGTGAAGGAAAATGTCGATCTTCTCGAAGCTTTTGTGGGATACGAAACAAACAATAAGTACACCGTGAAAAATTCGCTTGGACAAATGGTGTACTGTGCTGTCGAAGACAGCAATTGCTGTTCTCGAAACTGTTGCGGACCCATGCGACCATTTGACATGAAGATTATGGACAACTTTCGGAATGAG GTGATCCATTTAAACCGTCCGTTGGCTTGCGACTCTTGCTGGTGTCCTTGCTGGCTGCAAAGCATTGTAGTGACTGCGCCGCCGGGCACCGTCGTGGGCTCCATCGAACAGGTGTGGTCCATCTGCAGGCCCAGTTTCGTCATCAAGAACGCCTCGGGCGATGTTGTGCTGCGTATCAAGGGGCCCCTGTTCACCTATACATTCTGCGGCCAGAGGCAATTCAAT GTGTACTCTAAAGACGGCGAGGCAAAAGTGggcaaaataacaaaaaattggtCGGGACTCGCTCGAGAGGCGTTTACGGACGCTGATAATTACGGGATCAAGTTCCCGATGGACTTAGATGTCAGGATAAAGGCGGTTTTGCTTGGAGCATGCTTCTTAATT GATTTCATGTTCTTCGAAAGAGGGCTTCCACCAGTCGAGGGCTATGGGATGCTTTAA
- the LOC120632225 gene encoding phospholipid scramblase 1 isoform X2, which translates to MILYYQMKRGGGWMTIPQAPVNCPPGLEYLSMIDQLIVKENVDLLEAFVGYETNNKYTVKNSLGQMVYCAVEDSNCCSRNCCGPMRPFDMKIMDNFRNEVIHLNRPLACDSCWCPCWLQSIVVTAPPGTVVGSIEQVWSICRPSFVIKNASGDVVLRIKGPLFTYTFCGQRQFNVYSKDGEAKVGKITKNWSGLAREAFTDADNYGIKFPMDLDVRIKAVLLGACFLIDFMFFERGLPPVEGYGML; encoded by the exons ATGATACTTTATTATCAGATGAAGAGAGGAG GTGGTTGGATGACTATACCGCAAGCTCCCGTCAATTGCCCTCCAGGTTTGGAATACCTATCTATGATTGACCAATTGATTGTGAAGGAAAATGTCGATCTTCTCGAAGCTTTTGTGGGATACGAAACAAACAATAAGTACACCGTGAAAAATTCGCTTGGACAAATGGTGTACTGTGCTGTCGAAGACAGCAATTGCTGTTCTCGAAACTGTTGCGGACCCATGCGACCATTTGACATGAAGATTATGGACAACTTTCGGAATGAG GTGATCCATTTAAACCGTCCGTTGGCTTGCGACTCTTGCTGGTGTCCTTGCTGGCTGCAAAGCATTGTAGTGACTGCGCCGCCGGGCACCGTCGTGGGCTCCATCGAACAGGTGTGGTCCATCTGCAGGCCCAGTTTCGTCATCAAGAACGCCTCGGGCGATGTTGTGCTGCGTATCAAGGGGCCCCTGTTCACCTATACATTCTGCGGCCAGAGGCAATTCAAT GTGTACTCTAAAGACGGCGAGGCAAAAGTGggcaaaataacaaaaaattggtCGGGACTCGCTCGAGAGGCGTTTACGGACGCTGATAATTACGGGATCAAGTTCCCGATGGACTTAGATGTCAGGATAAAGGCGGTTTTGCTTGGAGCATGCTTCTTAATT GATTTCATGTTCTTCGAAAGAGGGCTTCCACCAGTCGAGGGCTATGGGATGCTTTAA
- the LOC120632225 gene encoding phospholipid scramblase 1 isoform X3: MTIPQAPVNCPPGLEYLSMIDQLIVKENVDLLEAFVGYETNNKYTVKNSLGQMVYCAVEDSNCCSRNCCGPMRPFDMKIMDNFRNEVIHLNRPLACDSCWCPCWLQSIVVTAPPGTVVGSIEQVWSICRPSFVIKNASGDVVLRIKGPLFTYTFCGQRQFNVYSKDGEAKVGKITKNWSGLAREAFTDADNYGIKFPMDLDVRIKAVLLGACFLIDFMFFERGLPPVEGYGML, encoded by the exons ATGACTATACCGCAAGCTCCCGTCAATTGCCCTCCAGGTTTGGAATACCTATCTATGATTGACCAATTGATTGTGAAGGAAAATGTCGATCTTCTCGAAGCTTTTGTGGGATACGAAACAAACAATAAGTACACCGTGAAAAATTCGCTTGGACAAATGGTGTACTGTGCTGTCGAAGACAGCAATTGCTGTTCTCGAAACTGTTGCGGACCCATGCGACCATTTGACATGAAGATTATGGACAACTTTCGGAATGAG GTGATCCATTTAAACCGTCCGTTGGCTTGCGACTCTTGCTGGTGTCCTTGCTGGCTGCAAAGCATTGTAGTGACTGCGCCGCCGGGCACCGTCGTGGGCTCCATCGAACAGGTGTGGTCCATCTGCAGGCCCAGTTTCGTCATCAAGAACGCCTCGGGCGATGTTGTGCTGCGTATCAAGGGGCCCCTGTTCACCTATACATTCTGCGGCCAGAGGCAATTCAAT GTGTACTCTAAAGACGGCGAGGCAAAAGTGggcaaaataacaaaaaattggtCGGGACTCGCTCGAGAGGCGTTTACGGACGCTGATAATTACGGGATCAAGTTCCCGATGGACTTAGATGTCAGGATAAAGGCGGTTTTGCTTGGAGCATGCTTCTTAATT GATTTCATGTTCTTCGAAAGAGGGCTTCCACCAGTCGAGGGCTATGGGATGCTTTAA